The Bombus terrestris chromosome 16, iyBomTerr1.2, whole genome shotgun sequence genome includes a region encoding these proteins:
- the LOC100646637 gene encoding elongation of very long chain fatty acids protein 6, producing the protein MNKVDYMEVTVPNYSYVFNFEETFIHMDTKIWMTKNWTNCFYYCGIYMILIFGGQHYMSNRPKFELRGILALWNTLLATFSIIGFTRTAPELIHVLRHYGFYHSVCIPSFIEQDCVSGFWTWMFVLSKLPELGDTIFIVLRKQPLIFLHWYHHITVLLYSWFSYSEYTASARWFVVMNYFVHSIMYTYYALKAMRYRPPKGIAMLITTLQLAQMVIGCLINISAHQYLESGQIDCHITRVNVKLSLLMYFSYFVLFAKFFQKSYLSKSNNKVGKKVYANGTVEYDKLKVN; encoded by the exons ATGAATAAAGTGGATTATATGGAGGTCACTGTACCTAATTATTCATATGTCTTCAACTTCGAAGAGACATTCATTCATATGGATACTAAGATATGGATGACAAAGAATTGGACAAACTGTTTTTACTATTGTGGCATTTACATGATCCTAATTTTTGGAGGACAGCATTACATGTCGAATAGACCAAAGTTTGAACTGAGAGGCATACTTGCACTATGGAACACACTGCTTGCAACGTTCTCTATTATTGGATTTACTAGAACAGCACCAGAGTTGATTCATGTGTTAAGGCATTATGGGTTTTACCATAGTGTTTGCATACCTAG CTTCATTGAACAAGACTGTGTGTCTGGTTTCTGGACGTGGATGTTTGTCTTGTCGAAGCTTCCAGAACTTGGTGACACAATCTTCATTGTGCTACGGAAACAGCCACTAATCTTTTTACATTGGTATCATCATATAACTGTTCTTCTCTACTCGTGGTTCTCATACTCGGAATACACAGCATCAGCCAGGTGGTTTGTCGTAATGAATTACTTTGTTCACTCCATAATGTACACATATTACGCTTTGAAAGCAATGCGATATAGACCACCAAAGGGGATCGCCATGCTGATCACTACGCTACAATTAGCACAAATGGTTATTGGTTGCCTTATAAATATTTCGGCTCACCAGTACCTGGAAAGTGGCCAAATCGATTGCCACATTACGCGTGTCAACGTTAAACTTAGTCTGCTCATGTACTTCAGCTATTTCGTACTCTTCGCTAAATTTTTCCAGAAGAGTTATCTATCTAAATCTAATAACAAAGTAGGGAAGAAGGTTTACGCTAATGGAACAGTGGAGTATGACAAGCTCAAGGTTAATTAA
- the LOC100647085 gene encoding 60S ribosome subunit biogenesis protein NIP7 homolog — MKRLTEDKTKLVLEKLTKYIGTNVKLLLDRPDGVYCFREKKGRVYYVSEKILSLASMVNPEKLASLGTCFGKFTKSGKFRLHITALYQLAPYAQHKIWVKSSAEQQFLYGHHISKSGIGRITENTPQYQGVVIFSTNDIPLGFGVTAKSTMDCKYADPMATVCFHQADVGEYIRSEDSLI, encoded by the exons atgaaGCGGTTAACTGAAGATAAGACGAAACTTGTTTtggaaaaattaacaaaata TATTGGGACTAACGTAAAATTATTACTTGACCGACCAGATGGTGTTTattgttttcgagaaaagaaAGGCAGAGTATATTACGTTTCCGAAAAGATTTTATCATTAGCAAGTATGGTAAATCCAGAAAAATTGGCAAGTCTTGGAACATGCTTtggaaaatttacaaaatctgGAAAATTTAGGCTTCACATCACTGCTTTATATCAGCTGGCTCCTTATGCACAA CATAAAATTTGGGTAAAATCATCAGCTGAACAACAGTTTTTGTATGGACATCATATTTCTAAGTCTGGTATAGGTCGAATTACAGAAAATACTCCTCAGTATCAAGGAGTTGTTATTTTTTCCACAAATGATATTCCACTG GGTTTTGGTGTCACCGCTAAAAGTACAATGGATTGTAAATATGCAGACCCAATGGCAACAGTATGTTTTCATCAAGCTGATGTAGGAGAATATATTCGGTCAGAAGACTCTTTAATATAA
- the LOC100646848 gene encoding tyrosine--tRNA ligase, mitochondrial, protein MNNVLRLRSIAKSFSTRQYSPKYILDAENRQLYEDIFPDICMEDIKKLWKSPPQCIYAGFDPTADSLHIGNLLVLINLLHWQRCGHQVIILLGGATGLIGDPSFRKTERVEIDNLILKENIECIRSDIKNIIVNHAKYFCRNHQHLAPIKILNNIEWYKDMNVLSFIKQIGKYFRMGTMLGRSSVRSRLESTSGMSFTEFTYPLLQAYDWLHLHRKYNCLFQVGGQDQMGNIVSGYDLVTKCTKDQVYGLTLPLVTAECGQKFGKSTGNAVWLSPTKSSSFQLYQFFIRIEDANVEKFLHLFTFLPVCKIKKIVEEHFKRPELRQAQKILAEEVTILVHGEEGLFAAKRASAVLYDKSIDSLAKLQADDLVQILEGATIVELLSEPGISAYDLAMKANCFKTDHDAKRIIAAGGFSINYQKITNPAELIVPGIHILSNNISLLRVGKKNYHVVRWL, encoded by the exons ATGAATAACGTATTGAGGTTACGTTCTATCGCCAAGAGTTTTAGTACTCGTCAATATTCTCCAAAATACATATTAGATGCCGAAAACAGACAATTATATGAAGATATTTTCCCTGATATTTGTAT ggAAGACATAAAAAAGTTATGGAAAAGTCCACCACAATGTATATACGCTGGATTCGATCCCACTGCGGACAGTTTGCATATAGGAAATTTGTTAGTTCTAATAAATCTTTTACATTGGCAACGTTGTGGTCATCAAGTGATCATCCTGTTAGGAGGTGCAACAGGCTTAATCGGTGACCCAAGTTTTAGAAAAACAGAACGTGTTGAAATAGACAATCTTATACTAAAGGAAAACATAGAATGTATAAGAAGtgatatcaaaaatattattgtgAATCATGCgaaatatttttgtagaaaCCATCAACATTTAGCTcccataaaaatattaaacaatatagAGTGGTATAAAGATATGAATGTGCTTTCATTTATTAagcaaattggaaaatatttcagaatGGGTACAATGCTTGGTCGTTCATCTGTGCGAAGTAGATTAGAATCCACAAGTGGAATGAGTTTTACAGAATTCACTTATCCCCTTCTCCAAGCATATGATTGGCTTCACTTACACCGTAAATATAACTGCTTGTTTCAAGTTGGAGGACAAGATCAAATGGGAAATATAGTATCTGGTTATGATTTAGTCACTAAATGTACTAAAGATCAAGTTTATGGCTTAACGCTACCATTAGTCACAGCAGAATGTGgacaaaaatttggaaaatctaCAGGCAATGCAGTTTGGCTCTCACCTACAAAATCTTCTAGCTTTCAACtgtatcaattttttattagaatagaAGATGCAAATGTAGAAAAATTCCTTCATTTATTCACATTTTTACCTGTAtgcaaaattaaaaagattgtagAAGAGCATTTTAAAAGACCAGAACTGAGACAAGCACAAAAAATTCTAGCTGAGGAAGTTACAATATTGGTTCATGGAG AAGAAGGATTATTTGCAGCAAAGAGGGCATCTGCTGTTCTTTATGATAAATCTATTGATTCTTTAGCAAAACTCCAAGCGGATGATCTAGTACAAATATTAGAAGGTGCTACTATAGTAGAACTTCTATCTGAACCAGGTATTAGTGCTTATGACTTAGCTATGAAAGCAAACTGTTTTAAAACAGATCATGATGCAAAGAGAATTATAGCAGCTGGAGGTTTTTCCattaattatcaaaaaattaCGAATCCAGCAGAACTCATTGTACCTGGAATACATatattaagtaataatatatcattaCTTAGAGTTGGAAAAAAGAATTATCATGTTGTACGGTGGTTATAA